A single region of the Brachypodium distachyon strain Bd21 chromosome 3, Brachypodium_distachyon_v3.0, whole genome shotgun sequence genome encodes:
- the LOC100822874 gene encoding armadillo repeat-containing protein LFR isoform X2 — MQKQTGKSGGSGGSTSAKRGRPFGSTTGGGAAAAAAAAIGDPAAPAALVGPSLQVLTALSDQNNKRIVLALQSGLKSEILWALNALTVLSFKEKDDLRRDTTPLAKVPGLLDALLQVIDDWRDIAMPKDHTKPPRVRTLGVNTTLSGFGLENIGKVYSDTATPSNDESKKEDSTITKKRSAGFLLDEEGLFNMDDEGRTERQQCAVAASNIIRNFSFMPENETIMVQHRHCLETIFQCLEDQNTDDELITNMLETLVNLAPVLDLRIFSSSKPSFIQMTEKSAVHAIMGMLASSVKAWHCAAAELIGRLIINPDNESFLLPVISQIYKRLVDLLSVPAFDAQAAAVSALYNVSEVNMDCRLKLACERWAIDRLLKIVKAPHPVPEVCRKATVILESLVSEPQNKMHLLVHENTFAEILTTEGKYSDTFARILYELTARPSNKVTSGQAIWGNIN; from the exons ATGCAGAAGCAGACGGGCAAGTCCGGTGGAAGCGGCGGGTCCACGTCAGCAAAGCGCGGCCGTCCGTTCGGAAGCaccaccggcggcggggctgccgccgcagcggcggcggccatcggCGATcctgcggcgccggccgccctcGTTGGGCCCTCCCTCCAGGTCCTAACTGCCCTATCTG ATCAGAACAATAAAAGAATTGTCCTTGCATTGCAAAGTGGTTTGAAGAGTGAGATACTGTGGGCACTGAATGCCCTCACAGTACTCTCATTTAAGGAGAAGGATGATCTTCGAAGGGATACAACACCTCTTGCTAAAGTTCCTGGTCTCTTGGATGCTCTCCTTCAAGTT ATTGATGATTGGCGAGATATTGCAATGCCCAAGGACCATACGAAGCCACCAAGAGTAAGAACTTTGGGTGTCAATACAACACTCTCGGGCTTTGGTCTTGAAAACATTGGAAAAGTCTACTCGGACACCGCTAC TCCTTCAAATGATGAATCAAAGAAAGAGGATTCCACCATCACGAAGAAGAGATCTGCAGGATTTTTGTTGGATGAAGAGGGTCTGTTTAATATGGATGATGAAGGACGGACAGAAAGGCAGCAATGTGCTGTCGCAGCCTCCAATATAATCCGCAATTTCTCTTTCATGCCAGAAAATGAGACTATCATGGTTCAACATAGACATTGCTTGGAGACTATATTTCAGTGCTTAGAAGACCAAAATACTG ACGATGAGCTTATAACAAACATGCTGGAAACCCTAGTCAATTTAGCACCTGTGCTGGACCTGAGAATCTTCAGCTCATCAAAGCCATCATTTATTCAAATGAC TGAGAAAAGTGCAGTTCATGCCATAATGGGCATGCTTGCGTCTTCAGTAAAGGCGTGGCattgtgctgctgctgaatTGATTGGACGGTTGATAATCAATCCAGACAATgaatcttttcttcttcctgtgATTTCACAG ATATACAAGAGGCTAGTTGATCTCTTAAGTGTGCCAGCATTTGATGCACAAGCTGCTGCTGTCAGTGCACTCTACAATGTATCGGAAGTGAATATGGATTGTAGGCTGAAGCTTGCATGTGAACGATG GGCTATCGATAGACTCCTCAAGATCGTTAAGGCACCACACCCTGTGCCTGAGGTTTGCAGGAAAGCAACAGTGATACTGGAGAGCCTTGTCTCCGAGCCTCAAAACAAGATGCACCTTCTCGTTCATGAGAATACCTTTGCTGAGATCCTGACGACAGAAGGGAAATACTCGGACACGTTTGCTCGGATTCTATATGAGCTGACCGCTAGGCCGAGCAACAAAGTGACATCTGGGCAAGCTATCTGGGGAAACATAAACTGA
- the LOC100822874 gene encoding armadillo repeat-containing protein LFR isoform X1, giving the protein MQKQTGKSGGSGGSTSAKRGRPFGSTTGGGAAAAAAAAIGDPAAPAALVGPSLQVLTALSDQNNKRIVLALQSGLKSEILWALNALTVLSFKEKDDLRRDTTPLAKVPGLLDALLQVIDDWRDIAMPKDHTKPPRVRTLGVNTTLSGFGLENIGKVYSDTATPSNDESKKEDSTITKKRSAGFLLDEEGLFNMDDEGRTERQQCAVAASNIIRNFSFMPENETIMVQHRHCLETIFQCLEDQNTEDDELITNMLETLVNLAPVLDLRIFSSSKPSFIQMTEKSAVHAIMGMLASSVKAWHCAAAELIGRLIINPDNESFLLPVISQIYKRLVDLLSVPAFDAQAAAVSALYNVSEVNMDCRLKLACERWAIDRLLKIVKAPHPVPEVCRKATVILESLVSEPQNKMHLLVHENTFAEILTTEGKYSDTFARILYELTARPSNKVTSGQAIWGNIN; this is encoded by the exons ATGCAGAAGCAGACGGGCAAGTCCGGTGGAAGCGGCGGGTCCACGTCAGCAAAGCGCGGCCGTCCGTTCGGAAGCaccaccggcggcggggctgccgccgcagcggcggcggccatcggCGATcctgcggcgccggccgccctcGTTGGGCCCTCCCTCCAGGTCCTAACTGCCCTATCTG ATCAGAACAATAAAAGAATTGTCCTTGCATTGCAAAGTGGTTTGAAGAGTGAGATACTGTGGGCACTGAATGCCCTCACAGTACTCTCATTTAAGGAGAAGGATGATCTTCGAAGGGATACAACACCTCTTGCTAAAGTTCCTGGTCTCTTGGATGCTCTCCTTCAAGTT ATTGATGATTGGCGAGATATTGCAATGCCCAAGGACCATACGAAGCCACCAAGAGTAAGAACTTTGGGTGTCAATACAACACTCTCGGGCTTTGGTCTTGAAAACATTGGAAAAGTCTACTCGGACACCGCTAC TCCTTCAAATGATGAATCAAAGAAAGAGGATTCCACCATCACGAAGAAGAGATCTGCAGGATTTTTGTTGGATGAAGAGGGTCTGTTTAATATGGATGATGAAGGACGGACAGAAAGGCAGCAATGTGCTGTCGCAGCCTCCAATATAATCCGCAATTTCTCTTTCATGCCAGAAAATGAGACTATCATGGTTCAACATAGACATTGCTTGGAGACTATATTTCAGTGCTTAGAAGACCAAAATACTG AAGACGATGAGCTTATAACAAACATGCTGGAAACCCTAGTCAATTTAGCACCTGTGCTGGACCTGAGAATCTTCAGCTCATCAAAGCCATCATTTATTCAAATGAC TGAGAAAAGTGCAGTTCATGCCATAATGGGCATGCTTGCGTCTTCAGTAAAGGCGTGGCattgtgctgctgctgaatTGATTGGACGGTTGATAATCAATCCAGACAATgaatcttttcttcttcctgtgATTTCACAG ATATACAAGAGGCTAGTTGATCTCTTAAGTGTGCCAGCATTTGATGCACAAGCTGCTGCTGTCAGTGCACTCTACAATGTATCGGAAGTGAATATGGATTGTAGGCTGAAGCTTGCATGTGAACGATG GGCTATCGATAGACTCCTCAAGATCGTTAAGGCACCACACCCTGTGCCTGAGGTTTGCAGGAAAGCAACAGTGATACTGGAGAGCCTTGTCTCCGAGCCTCAAAACAAGATGCACCTTCTCGTTCATGAGAATACCTTTGCTGAGATCCTGACGACAGAAGGGAAATACTCGGACACGTTTGCTCGGATTCTATATGAGCTGACCGCTAGGCCGAGCAACAAAGTGACATCTGGGCAAGCTATCTGGGGAAACATAAACTGA
- the LOC100822874 gene encoding armadillo repeat-containing protein LFR isoform X3, with protein MMEAHCKSRVGSSNWSRLVWEKLDQNNKRIVLALQSGLKSEILWALNALTVLSFKEKDDLRRDTTPLAKVPGLLDALLQVIDDWRDIAMPKDHTKPPRVRTLGVNTTLSGFGLENIGKVYSDTATPSNDESKKEDSTITKKRSAGFLLDEEGLFNMDDEGRTERQQCAVAASNIIRNFSFMPENETIMVQHRHCLETIFQCLEDQNTEDDELITNMLETLVNLAPVLDLRIFSSSKPSFIQMTEKSAVHAIMGMLASSVKAWHCAAAELIGRLIINPDNESFLLPVISQIYKRLVDLLSVPAFDAQAAAVSALYNVSEVNMDCRLKLACERWAIDRLLKIVKAPHPVPEVCRKATVILESLVSEPQNKMHLLVHENTFAEILTTEGKYSDTFARILYELTARPSNKVTSGQAIWGNIN; from the exons ATGATGGAAGCACACTGCAAATCGCGTGTTGGATCTTCGAATTGGAGTCGACTTGTTTGGGAAAAATTAG ATCAGAACAATAAAAGAATTGTCCTTGCATTGCAAAGTGGTTTGAAGAGTGAGATACTGTGGGCACTGAATGCCCTCACAGTACTCTCATTTAAGGAGAAGGATGATCTTCGAAGGGATACAACACCTCTTGCTAAAGTTCCTGGTCTCTTGGATGCTCTCCTTCAAGTT ATTGATGATTGGCGAGATATTGCAATGCCCAAGGACCATACGAAGCCACCAAGAGTAAGAACTTTGGGTGTCAATACAACACTCTCGGGCTTTGGTCTTGAAAACATTGGAAAAGTCTACTCGGACACCGCTAC TCCTTCAAATGATGAATCAAAGAAAGAGGATTCCACCATCACGAAGAAGAGATCTGCAGGATTTTTGTTGGATGAAGAGGGTCTGTTTAATATGGATGATGAAGGACGGACAGAAAGGCAGCAATGTGCTGTCGCAGCCTCCAATATAATCCGCAATTTCTCTTTCATGCCAGAAAATGAGACTATCATGGTTCAACATAGACATTGCTTGGAGACTATATTTCAGTGCTTAGAAGACCAAAATACTG AAGACGATGAGCTTATAACAAACATGCTGGAAACCCTAGTCAATTTAGCACCTGTGCTGGACCTGAGAATCTTCAGCTCATCAAAGCCATCATTTATTCAAATGAC TGAGAAAAGTGCAGTTCATGCCATAATGGGCATGCTTGCGTCTTCAGTAAAGGCGTGGCattgtgctgctgctgaatTGATTGGACGGTTGATAATCAATCCAGACAATgaatcttttcttcttcctgtgATTTCACAG ATATACAAGAGGCTAGTTGATCTCTTAAGTGTGCCAGCATTTGATGCACAAGCTGCTGCTGTCAGTGCACTCTACAATGTATCGGAAGTGAATATGGATTGTAGGCTGAAGCTTGCATGTGAACGATG GGCTATCGATAGACTCCTCAAGATCGTTAAGGCACCACACCCTGTGCCTGAGGTTTGCAGGAAAGCAACAGTGATACTGGAGAGCCTTGTCTCCGAGCCTCAAAACAAGATGCACCTTCTCGTTCATGAGAATACCTTTGCTGAGATCCTGACGACAGAAGGGAAATACTCGGACACGTTTGCTCGGATTCTATATGAGCTGACCGCTAGGCCGAGCAACAAAGTGACATCTGGGCAAGCTATCTGGGGAAACATAAACTGA
- the LOC100824722 gene encoding DNA mismatch repair protein PMS1 isoform X1, which produces MGGASPAIKPIGKSAVHRICSGQVIFDLSSAVKELVENSLDAGATTVEVNLKAYGEEWFKVADNGSGISPSNFQALALKHHTSKISDFSDLNSVVTFGFRGEALSSLCALGKLTVETRTKDESVGTHLEFEHSGVVISNRKIARQVGTTVTIEKLFSTLPVRGKEFSRNIRKEYGKVISLLNAYALIAKGVRLLCTNTVGKNSKMVVLKTQGSSSLKDNIITVFGLNTFKCLEPFNVTILEGCQVEGFLSKPGPGSGRNSGDRQFFYVNGRPVDMPKVTKLVNELYKSSNSKQYPVAVLNFCIPTTSYDVNVAPDKRKIFFSSEQTILLSLREAIENLYNPQQCSFSINLIEDPEKEVDPAIDEPHESTDLIETGNVSSPRNDDDKDETDSDDQDLPQNQKASFSARRVAVGTASKDRSPLPGDPATPVDRSWLSEFQHEQPKVFHAQVKKNPAGSYHDRTGLAAKSSPSTTVQSSLSNFLSLNKRKHEDSCNLLSEAPVLRRGTCSGQVRRTSSETSTPTILISGTSGIPNVNSDQETSPLRHHSPQSFLPKRTEVSPHHSEPPNIESHSTETPPLDPCSIPSTKSYVDQQNDQHNSNFAAPDKYSEVEPINIPLPDACGHDNGTTVCSTSVSYPVMQFTVAELRRRRKYSFTVSHKKGVYCSNKTARFYKAATLDNYVPNDDEGKSNYLAAATNELDRLFSKDNFGEMEVVGQFNLGFIIGKLDQDLFIVDQHAADEKYNFESLSQSTTLNIQPLLHPLRLELSPEEEVIVSMNMTTIRKNGFVLAEDLHASPGNHYLLKAVPFSKNITFGVQDMKELISMLTDSQGDCSIISSYKMDKTDSVCPSRVRAMLASRACRMSTMIGDPLTKAEMKKILKNLTGLRSPWNCPHGRPTMRHLADLHTIKSQESNQSGVKKLIG; this is translated from the exons ATGGGAGGAGCCTCGCCGGCGATAAAGCCCATCGGCAAGTCGGCGGTGCACCGGATTTGCTCCGGACAGGTCATATTCGACCTTTCCTCCGCCGTCAAGGAGCTCGTCGAGAACAGCCTCGACGCCGGCGCCACCACGGTCGAGGTCAACCTCAAGGCCTACGGCGAGGAGTGGTTCAAGGTCGCCGACAACGGCAGCGGCATCTCGCCCAGCAATTTTcag GCTCTCGCTCTGAAGCACCACACATCCAAGATATCGGATTTCTCCGATCTGAACTCCGTGGTCACCTTCGGGTTCAGGGGAGAGGCGCTAAGTTCCCTCTGCGCATTGGGGAAGTTGACCGTTGAAACAAGAACTAAAGATGAATCAGTCGGAACACATTTGGAATTCGAGCACTCGGGCGTGGTGATCAGTAATAGGAAGATTGCACGGCAAGTCGGGACCACTGTAACCATCGAGAAATTGTTCTCCACCTTGCCGGTTCGGGGCAAGGAGTTTAGTAGGAATATTCGAAAGGAGTACGGGAAAGTGATCTCCTTGCTGAAT GCTTATGCCTTGATTGCCAAAGGGGTCAGACTACTTTGCACAAATACTGTGGGGAAGAATTCTAAAATGGTGGTGCTTAAAACTCAAGGAAGCAGTTCACTGAAAGACAATATCATTACGGTCTTTGGTCTGAACACCTTCAAATGCCTGGAGCCCTTCAATGTGACCATCTTGGAAGGTTGCCAGGTAGAAGGTTTTCTTTCCAAGCCTGGACCTGGCAGTGGTCGCAACTCAGGAGATAGACAGTTCTTCTATGTAAATGGCAGACCTGTGGACATGCCAAAGGTCACCAAACTCGTTAATGAACTGTACAAAAGCTCAAATTCCAAGCAGTATCCTGTGGCTGTCCTAAATTTCTGTATTCCAACCACATCTTATGATGTGAATGTGGCACCTGATAAGAGAAAAATTTTCTTCTCATCTGAGCAAACCATTTTGCTATCTTTAAGGGAAGCTATTGAAAATCTTTACAATCCTCAACAGTGTAGTTTCTCCATCAATCTCATTGAAGATCCTGAAAAGGAAGTGGACCCTGCCATTGATGAACCTCATGAAAGCACAGATTTAATAGAAACTGGGAATGTTTCATCTCCTAGAAATGATGATGACAAGGATGAAACAGACAGCGATGATCAGGATTTACCGCAGAATCAGAAAGCGTCTTTTTCAGCAAGAAGGGTAGCTGTTGGAACTGCATCCAAAGACAGGAGCCCCTTGCCAGGGGACCCAGCCACTCCGGTTGATAGATCTTGGCTTTCCGAATTCCAGCATGAACAGCCAAAAGTATTCCATGctcaagtaaaaaaaaacccagcGGGATCATATCATGATAGAACAGGGCTTGCTGCTAAATCCTCCCCTTCAACTACTGTTCAATCTTCTCTTTCGAACTTTCTGTCACTAAACAAGAGGAAGCATGAAGACAGTTGCAATCTTCTTTCTGAAGCTCCAGTGCTGAGAAGGGGGACATGCTCAGGACAAGTGAGAAGAACAAGTTCAGAAACAAGCACACCTACTATATTAATATCGGGTACATCTGGTATTCCAAATGTGAACTCAGATCAGGAAACTAGTCCTTTGCGGCATCATTCTCCACAATCTTTTTTACCTAAGAGGACAGAAGTTTCACCACATCATTCTGAACCACCTAATATTGAGTCTCATAGTACTGAGACACCTCCCCTTGATCCATGCAGTATTCCTAGTACAAAATCTTATGTG GATCAACAGAATGACCAACACAATTCAAATTTTGCTGCCCCTGATAAATATTCAGAGGTTGAACCTATCAATATTCCTTTACCTGATGCTTGTGGTCATGATAATGGTACTACAGTATGTTCTACATCAGTATCTTATCCAGTTATGCAATTTACGGTTGCTGAGCttaggagaagaagaaaatacagTTTTACGGTCTCACATAAAAAAGGAGTCTATTGCTCCAATAAAACTGCAAG GTTTTATAAAGCTGCAACACTGGATAATTATGTACCAAATGATGACGAGGGAAAATCAAATTATTTAGCCGCAGCCACAAATGAGCTGGACAGGCTTTTCAGCAAAGATAATTTTGGAGAAATGGAG GTTGTTGGCCAGTTTAATCTTGGTTTCATCATTGGAAAGCTGGACCAAGACCTGTTTATTGTAGATCAG CATGCTGCTGATGAGAAGTACAACTTTGAGAGCCTATCACAGTCAACAACATTAAACATACAACCTCTTCTTCA CCCACTGAGACTTGAACTTTCACCAGAGGAAGAAGTTATTGTTTCGATGAACATGACCACCATTAG GAAAAATGGCTTTGTTTTAGCAGAAGATTTGCATGCTTCCCCTGGCAATCATTATCTTTTGAAAGCTGTGCCCTTCAGTAAAAATATTACATTTGGTGTTCAAG ACATGAAGGAGCTAATCTCCATGCTCACTGACAGTCAAGGCGACTGTTCAATAATTAGTAGCTACAAAATGGATAAAACTGATTCTGTCTGCCCTTCGAGGGTTCGTGCTATGTTGGCTTCGAGGGCTTGCCGAATGTCCACCATGATTGGTGATCCACTGACAAAAGCTGAAATGAAGAAG ATTCTTAAAAATCTAACAGGGCTGAGGTCCCCTTGGAATTGCCCACATGGGAGGCCAACCATGCGCCATCTAGCAGATCTGCATACTATAAAATCCCAAG AATCAAATCAAAGTGGTGTCAAGAAGTTAATTGGGTGA
- the LOC100824722 gene encoding DNA mismatch repair protein PMS1 isoform X2, protein MGGASPAIKPIGKSAVHRICSGQVIFDLSSAVKELVENSLDAGATTVEVNLKAYGEEWFKVADNGSGISPSNFQALALKHHTSKISDFSDLNSVVTFGFRGEALSSLCALGKLTVETRTKDESVGTHLEFEHSGVVISNRKIARQVGTTVTIEKLFSTLPVRGKEFSRNIRKEYGKVISLLNAYALIAKGVRLLCTNTVGKNSKMVVLKTQGSSSLKDNIITVFGLNTFKCLEPFNVTILEGCQVEGFLSKPGPGSGRNSGDRQFFYVNGRPVDMPKVTKLVNELYKSSNSKQYPVAVLNFCIPTTSYDVNVAPDKRKIFFSSEQTILLSLREAIENLYNPQQCSFSINLIEDPEKEVDPAIDEPHESTDLIETGNVSSPRNDDDKDETDSDDQDLPQNQKASFSARRVAVGTASKDRSPLPGDPATPVDRSWLSEFQHEQPKVFHAQVKKNPAGSYHDRTGLAAKSSPSTTVQSSLSNFLSLNKRKHEDSCNLLSEAPVLRRGTCSGQVRRTSSETSTPTILISGTSGIPNVNSDQETSPLRHHSPQSFLPKRTEVSPHHSEPPNIESHSTETPPLDPCSIPSTKSYVDQQNDQHNSNFAAPDKYSEVEPINIPLPDACGHDNGTTVCSTSVSYPVMQFTVAELRRRRKYSFTVSHKKGVYCSNKTARFYKAATLDNYVPNDDEGKSNYLAAATNELDRLFSKDNFGEMEVVGQFNLGFIIGKLDQDLFIVDQHAADEKYNFESLSQSTTLNIQPLLQ, encoded by the exons ATGGGAGGAGCCTCGCCGGCGATAAAGCCCATCGGCAAGTCGGCGGTGCACCGGATTTGCTCCGGACAGGTCATATTCGACCTTTCCTCCGCCGTCAAGGAGCTCGTCGAGAACAGCCTCGACGCCGGCGCCACCACGGTCGAGGTCAACCTCAAGGCCTACGGCGAGGAGTGGTTCAAGGTCGCCGACAACGGCAGCGGCATCTCGCCCAGCAATTTTcag GCTCTCGCTCTGAAGCACCACACATCCAAGATATCGGATTTCTCCGATCTGAACTCCGTGGTCACCTTCGGGTTCAGGGGAGAGGCGCTAAGTTCCCTCTGCGCATTGGGGAAGTTGACCGTTGAAACAAGAACTAAAGATGAATCAGTCGGAACACATTTGGAATTCGAGCACTCGGGCGTGGTGATCAGTAATAGGAAGATTGCACGGCAAGTCGGGACCACTGTAACCATCGAGAAATTGTTCTCCACCTTGCCGGTTCGGGGCAAGGAGTTTAGTAGGAATATTCGAAAGGAGTACGGGAAAGTGATCTCCTTGCTGAAT GCTTATGCCTTGATTGCCAAAGGGGTCAGACTACTTTGCACAAATACTGTGGGGAAGAATTCTAAAATGGTGGTGCTTAAAACTCAAGGAAGCAGTTCACTGAAAGACAATATCATTACGGTCTTTGGTCTGAACACCTTCAAATGCCTGGAGCCCTTCAATGTGACCATCTTGGAAGGTTGCCAGGTAGAAGGTTTTCTTTCCAAGCCTGGACCTGGCAGTGGTCGCAACTCAGGAGATAGACAGTTCTTCTATGTAAATGGCAGACCTGTGGACATGCCAAAGGTCACCAAACTCGTTAATGAACTGTACAAAAGCTCAAATTCCAAGCAGTATCCTGTGGCTGTCCTAAATTTCTGTATTCCAACCACATCTTATGATGTGAATGTGGCACCTGATAAGAGAAAAATTTTCTTCTCATCTGAGCAAACCATTTTGCTATCTTTAAGGGAAGCTATTGAAAATCTTTACAATCCTCAACAGTGTAGTTTCTCCATCAATCTCATTGAAGATCCTGAAAAGGAAGTGGACCCTGCCATTGATGAACCTCATGAAAGCACAGATTTAATAGAAACTGGGAATGTTTCATCTCCTAGAAATGATGATGACAAGGATGAAACAGACAGCGATGATCAGGATTTACCGCAGAATCAGAAAGCGTCTTTTTCAGCAAGAAGGGTAGCTGTTGGAACTGCATCCAAAGACAGGAGCCCCTTGCCAGGGGACCCAGCCACTCCGGTTGATAGATCTTGGCTTTCCGAATTCCAGCATGAACAGCCAAAAGTATTCCATGctcaagtaaaaaaaaacccagcGGGATCATATCATGATAGAACAGGGCTTGCTGCTAAATCCTCCCCTTCAACTACTGTTCAATCTTCTCTTTCGAACTTTCTGTCACTAAACAAGAGGAAGCATGAAGACAGTTGCAATCTTCTTTCTGAAGCTCCAGTGCTGAGAAGGGGGACATGCTCAGGACAAGTGAGAAGAACAAGTTCAGAAACAAGCACACCTACTATATTAATATCGGGTACATCTGGTATTCCAAATGTGAACTCAGATCAGGAAACTAGTCCTTTGCGGCATCATTCTCCACAATCTTTTTTACCTAAGAGGACAGAAGTTTCACCACATCATTCTGAACCACCTAATATTGAGTCTCATAGTACTGAGACACCTCCCCTTGATCCATGCAGTATTCCTAGTACAAAATCTTATGTG GATCAACAGAATGACCAACACAATTCAAATTTTGCTGCCCCTGATAAATATTCAGAGGTTGAACCTATCAATATTCCTTTACCTGATGCTTGTGGTCATGATAATGGTACTACAGTATGTTCTACATCAGTATCTTATCCAGTTATGCAATTTACGGTTGCTGAGCttaggagaagaagaaaatacagTTTTACGGTCTCACATAAAAAAGGAGTCTATTGCTCCAATAAAACTGCAAG GTTTTATAAAGCTGCAACACTGGATAATTATGTACCAAATGATGACGAGGGAAAATCAAATTATTTAGCCGCAGCCACAAATGAGCTGGACAGGCTTTTCAGCAAAGATAATTTTGGAGAAATGGAG GTTGTTGGCCAGTTTAATCTTGGTTTCATCATTGGAAAGCTGGACCAAGACCTGTTTATTGTAGATCAG CATGCTGCTGATGAGAAGTACAACTTTGAGAGCCTATCACAGTCAACAACATTAAACATACAACCTCTTCTTCAGTGA
- the LOC100825026 gene encoding xyloglucan galactosyltransferase KATAMARI1 homolog — MEAHYHNKCLLYALLLVGSWICSFLLHLQFFHLSLLRYSFPYYHRLRAASVPLEATFASSHAFAQDFTSSRRSPSCDGRYVYMLDIHPRFDLLNACVDGSSSLLEDEHGACVLMSNAGLGPALAPAASGDDGVISSNGWFNTNQYSLEVIFHNRMRHYECLTDDPASSSAVYVPYYPGLELNRHACEANATERDGPSGEFLRWLSSRPEWAAHGGRDHFMVVAKTTWMLRRRVQPDEEAGSCGNRFLDRAEPRNMTVLTYESNIWDRRDMAVPYPSYFHPSSSGAVSAWQARARAAPRPWLFAFAGARRPNGTLLLRDRVIDTCVSVPARCGMFGCDSQRGGLEGCRSPEKLVALFLSARFCLQPRGDSFMRRSSVDAVIAGCVPVFFHEASTFEKQYRWHAPQGNKSGGNYSVFIDPDDVLQGKVDIEEVLGRYTDEEVAAMREEVIRMIPRLLYKDPRVRFQGHMSDAFDIAIDEVLARTRRIKNGEDLGWQI; from the coding sequence ATGGAAGCTCACTACCACAACAAGTGCCTCCTGTACGCCCTCCTCCTGGTGGGCTCATGGATctgctccttcctcctccacctccagttCTTCCACCTCTCCCTCTTGCGCTACTCGTTCCCCTACTACCACCGTCTACGTGCTGCCTCCGTCCCGCTCGAAGCCACCTTCGCCTCCTCCCATGCTTTCGCCCAAGATTTTACCAGCAGCCGCCGGTCGCCGTCCTGCGACGGCCGGTACGTCTACATGCTGGACATACACCCGCGGTTCGATCTTCTCAACGCCTGCGTCGACGGATCCTCGTCGTTACTCGAGGACGAGCACGGCGCGTGCGTCCTCATGTCCAATGCCGGCCTCGGCCCGGCACTCGCTCCCGCCGCGTCCGGTGACGACGGCGTGATCTCCAGCAACGGGTGGTTCAACACGAACCAGTACTCCCTGGAGGTAATCTTCCACAACCGGATGCGGCACTACGAGTGCCTCACGGACGACccggcgtcgtcgtccgcgGTGTACGTGCCGTACTACCCGGGCCTGGAGCTGAACCGCCACGCCTGCGAGGCCAACGCCACGGAGCGCGACGGGCCCTCGGGGGAGTTCCTCCGGTGGCTTTCCTCGCGGCCGGAGTGGGCGGCGCACGGCGGGCGCGACCACTTCATGGTGGTGGCCAAGACGACGTGGATGCTCCGGCGGCGCGTGCAGCCCGACGAGGAAGCCGGCTCCTGCGGCAACCGGTTCCTGGACCGGGCGGAGCCCCGGAACATGACGGTTCTCACCTACGAGTCCAACATCTGGGACCGCCGCGACATGGCCGTGCCTTACCCGAGCTACTTCCACCCGTCGTCGTCCGGGGCCGTCTCGGCATGGCAGGCGCGCGCCCGGGCCGCGCCCCGGCCCTGGCTCTTCGCGTTCGCCGGCGCGCGCAGGCCCAACGgcacgctgctcctccgcgACCGCGTCATCGACACCTGCGTCTCCGTACCGGCCCGTTGCGGCATGTTCGGCTGCGACAGCCAACGCGGCGGCCTCGAGGGCTGCCGCTCGCCCGAGAAGCTCGTGGCCCTCTTCTTGTCCGCCCGCTTCTGCCTGCAGCCGCGGGGGGACTCCTTCATGCGCCGGTCCTCCGTCGACGCCGTCATCGCCGGATGCGTCCCCGTCTTCTTCCACGAGGCCTCCACCTTCGAGAAGCAGTACCGGTGGCACGCGCCGCAGGGGAACAAAAGCGGCGGCAATTACTCGGTGTTCATCGACCCGGATGATGTGCTGCAAGGGAAAGTGGATATCGAGGAGGTGCTGGGCAGGTATACGGACGAGGAGGTGGCTGCCATGAGGGAAGAGGTGATCAGGATGATCCCCAGGCTCCTGTACAAGGACCCCAGGGTGAGGTTTCAAGGGCACATGAGTGATGCGTTCGACATCGCCATTGACGAGGTGTTGGCGAGGACCAGGAGGATTAAAAATGGCGAGGATTTGGGATGGCAAATATGA
- the LOC100825331 gene encoding cysteine-rich and transmembrane domain-containing protein WIH2: MSYYGQQQGPVGAPPQQGYPPAGYPPAGYPPPQQGYPPPGYGQQGYPPQQQQQQSSGPSFMQGCLAALCCCCLLDACF, encoded by the exons ATGAGCTACTACGGCCAGCAGCAGGGACCCGTCGGCGCCCCACCGCAGCAAG GCTACCCGCCGGCAGGGTACCCTCCGGCAGGCTACCCGCCGCCACAGCAGGGATACCCGCCGCCCGGCTACGGCCAGCAGGGATACCCGccccagcagcaacagcaacagagCAGCGGGCCTTCCTTCATGCAGGGCTG CTTGGCCGccctttgctgctgctgtctccTGGATGCTTGCTTCTGA